A window from Mytilus galloprovincialis chromosome 8, xbMytGall1.hap1.1, whole genome shotgun sequence encodes these proteins:
- the LOC143042924 gene encoding uncharacterized protein LOC143042924: MKICSACKGVKAWRYINISGDEEVFYKKICSLFCVDQVQENVMLCYNCRSFMTRVNTFVAKLRSPASLHEAQDNGDGIQCKRTDSVSPASLHEAQDNGDGIQCKRTDGVLPSTSLPELNTQDPVNITSGVKRTFCRCPDLLYEMMNVSVKNPSVVKIRNITSVVLAYSALMFSRNNKNSAFQRCTTLMAVAGNSSDEFIRRLNQMGISLSCTSKLRILEKAGETSKNLLVEKLKTNPRMKITGDNLDMYIKTNHQRQDNDNKDIHWFASNAFLSRLDYTGLSLEKPNVPLGDISPEFFIPNNAEKSKLRDVKKVFIGRMIVDKKDFDWLEKKLPTHIPHRYSEYMSKKQEVFSLPIIFKNESKNEDCLDIMDAYERQLTEIFTLAHGNTDMLQKHGAVLGGDQLTRERLQNVKNIRFLALTPEGRFEHLNPIVIEHWHVKQDLLSKAYKALYTAESLCTPGTLFHAKTILEI; this comes from the exons ATGAAAATCTGTTCGGCCTGTAAAGGAGTGAAGGCATGGAGATACATAAACATATCTGGAGATGAAGAagtgttttacaaaaaaatctgttCCTTATTTTGTGTTGATCAAGTCCAAGAGAATGTCATGCTTTGCTACAATTGTAGATCATTTATGACAAGGGTCAACACTTTTGTAGCAAAGCTAAG ATCTCCAGCATCTTTACATGAAGCCCAAGACAATGGGGATGGTATACAATGCAAAAGAACTGACAGTGT ATCTCCAGCATCTTTACATGAAGCCCAAGACAATGGGGATGGTATACAATGCAAAAGAACTGACGGTGT ATTACCAAGTACCTCTTTACCAGAGCTTAACACACAGGATCCAGTGAATATAACATCTGGAGTAAAAAGAACATTTTGCAG aTGTCCAGATCTACTATATGAAATGATGAATGTTTCGGTAAAGAATCCTTCTGTGGTAAAAATCAGAAATATAACTAGTGTGGTATTGGCATACAGTGCATTAATGTTTTCTAGAAACAACAAAAACTCAGCGTTCCAAAGATGTACCACCTTGATGGCTGTTGCTGGTAATTCAAGTGATGAG ttcaTTAGAAGATTAAACCAGATGGGGATATCATTGTCTTGTACAAGTAAGTTGCGTATCTTGGAAAAAGCTGGAGAAACATCAAAAAACCTGTTGGtagaaaaattaaagacaaacccCAGAATGAAGATAACAGGTGATAATTTAGATATGTATATAAAGACAAATCACCAAAGGCAAGACAATGATAATAAGGACATTCACTGGTTTGCGTCGAATGCCTTTCTGTCACGCCTTGATTACACAGGCCTGTCCTTGGAAAAACCAAAT GTTCCACTGGGTGACATAAGTCCAGAATTCTTCATACCTAACAATGCTGAAAAAAGTAAACTGAGAGATGTGAAGAAAGTATTTATTGGAAGAATGATAGTTGACAAAAAAGATTTTGATTGGTTAGAAAAGAAACTTCCAACACACATACCCCACAG ATACAGTGAATATATGTCAAAGAAGCAGGAAGTGTTCAGTCTTCCAATTATTTTCAAGAACGAGAGTAAGAATGAAGATTGCCTGGACATCATGGATGCGTACGAGAGACAGCTGACAGAAATTTTCACTCTTGCTCATG GAAATACTGATATGTTGCAAAAACATGGAGCTGTCCTAGGTGGTGACCAGCTAACAAGGGAAAGGCTACAGAATGTAAAAAACATAAGGTTTTTAGCATTAACACCTGAGGGGAGATTTGAACACCTGAATCCAATAGTAATTGAACATTGGCATGTCAAGCAGGATTTGTTATCT AAAGCATACAAGGCATTGTATACAGCAGAATCATTATGTACACCAGGCACTCTCTTTCATGCCAAAACAATTCTAGAAATTTGA